A stretch of Pseudochaenichthys georgianus chromosome 2, fPseGeo1.2, whole genome shotgun sequence DNA encodes these proteins:
- the gtf3c3 gene encoding general transcription factor 3C polypeptide 3, with protein sequence MSGFSAELIDYLEGRISFEEFDKRRDERKAKESEIPADVEEEAQPSTSSIIPGKIEEGVSPGVQLAFASMLEEKPEPASSEEPEEEEEEEEEEEDSLSYVDDEEDQDYKVEKDEGGKMEMDIEEAAAAEVKEAENGPGVTIERRRKSRKKKKKREEDEDVTVGDVFALEMELNRENKKMMKERRHRSKLPRALRGLMGEANIRYARGEKEDAILMCMEIIRQAPLAYEPFSTLAMIYEDEEDMEKALQFGLITAHLNPSDCEEWVRLAEMSLEQDNIRQAIVCYSKAIKYDPTNVRYVWERSSLHMRLGEHKQCMDGYRKILSLLPMEDGEHFMQLSKDMAKSYYESNDLPSALGVIEEALGRHPDLVSDDFINMAAELFISNRQYNKALRVLVQFAAIVLVRDESNPVVVEPREEEKEAEKTTEEEASTNEECTTTMKTVEEIAAEENGEIRDVQVPDSVPVDLRAKLMVCLIHLRVITPLEGLVSSLMEQSQEEIGDLYLDVAEAYLEEGEYMAALPLLSALVISEKYNLAVVWLRHAECLKALGHMEVAAQSYTKVVNMAPQHLEARLSLATLQQQLGRPDCALKALESMYDSDTLAQDSSAAQKELKLLLHRSTLLKTQGLTQDYLDAMITMISMLLKVSMQRAKVCVRSVTLSGKSHLRLVKSKDMVPEIDDHEAAYLDNTGKTNVLSREDWWQLLVSCVQTMSEVKRYEESELLVESAMEFYSFYDNKPRRKELEFFGLSATILDHNYYKAYNYIRLMLMENRDQPQLWNIFNQLTITSQHQRHHRFCLRLLLKHPDNHALCFLCGHNAMVSGSFKHALGQYVQAFQTHPDTPLHSLCVGLTFFHMASQKYVAKRHALVLQGFSFLWRYVELRGVCQESMYNLGRALHQMGLTYLAIHYYQKALELPAQKLEGIPDDQVDLSREIAFNLSLIYQASGNMNMAQQIIQTHCVV encoded by the exons TTTGAGGAGTTCGACAAGCGGAGAGATGAGCGGAAAGCAAAG GAGTCGGAGATACCTGCAGATGTCGAGGAGGAGGCTCagccctccacctcctccaTTATCCCGGGAAAGATAG AGGAGGGGGTCAGCCCGGGGGTCCAGCTGGCCTTCGCCTCCATGCTGGAAGAAAAGCCAGAACCAGCATCTTCAGAAGAgccggaggaggaagaggaggaagaggaggaggaggaggacagccTGAGCTACGTGGATGATGAAGAAGATCAGGATTACAAGGTGGAGAAAGATGAGGGGGGGAAGATGGAGATGGACATAGAGGAGGCGGCGGCGGCAGAGGTAAAGGAGGCAGAGAATGGGCCAGGGGTGACAATAGAAAGAAGACGAAAAagcaggaagaagaagaagaagagggaggaggACGAAGACGTGACGGTGGGGGATGTGTTTGCCCTGGAGATGGAGCTGAACCGAGAAAACAAGAAGATGATGAAG gagcgGCGTCATCGCAGCAAGCTGCCCAGAGCTCTGAGGGGCCTGATGGGAGAGGCCAACATCCGCTACGCCCGAGGAGAGAAAGAGGACGCCATCCTGATGTGCATGGAGATCATACGACAGG CTCCTCTGGCCTATGAGCCCTTCTCCACCTTGGCCATGATCTAcgaggatgaggaggacatgGAGAAGGCGCTGCAGTTCGGTCTGATCACGGCCCATCTCAACCCCTCAGACTGCGAGGAGTGGGTCAGACTGGCCGAAATGTCTCTGGAGCAGGACAACATCCGACAGGCCATCGTCTGCTACTCGAAGG CTATTAAATATGACCCCACCAACGTGCGCTACGTGTGGGAGCGCTCCAGCCTGCACATGCGCCTGGGAGAACACAAACAGTGCATGGACGGATACCGCAAGATCCTGTCCCTGCTGCCCATGGAGGACGGGGAGCACTTCATGCAGCTCTCCAAGGACATGGCCAA GAGCTACTATGAGAGTAATGACTTGCCCTCAGCTCTGGGGGTAATTGAGGAAGCTCTTGGGCGACACCCCGACCTGGTCAGCGATGACTTCATCAACATGGCCGCCGAGCTCTTCATCTCCAACCGGCAGTACAACAAGGccctgcgg GTGCTGGTCCAGTTTGCAGCTATAGTTTTGGTCAGGGATGAATCTAACCCAGTTGTTGTAGAACCAAGGGAAGAAGAGAAGGAGGCGGAGAAGACGACTGAGGAAGAAGCAAGTACGAATGAAGAATGTACAACAACTATGAAGACTGTAGAGGAAATAGCTGCAGAAGAGAACG GTGAAATTCGGGATGTCCAAGTGCCAGACAGTGTCCCAGTGGACCTGAGGGCCAAGCTGATGGTTTGCCTCATTCACCTGCGTGTCATCACACCCCTGGAG ggcCTGGTGTCGTCGCTGATGGAGCAGAGTCAGGAGGAGATCGGGGACTTGTACCTGGATGTAGCTGAAGCCTACCTGGAGGAGGGCGAGTACATGGCTGCTCTGCCTCTGCTGTCCGCCCTCGTCATCTCCGAGAAGTACAACCTGGCCGTCGTCTGGCTCCGACACGCAG AGTGTCTGAAGGCGCTGGGCCACATGGAGGTGGCGGCACAGAGCTACACTAAAGTGGTGAATATGGCCCCCCAGCACCTGGAGGCGCGGCTCTCCCTGGCCACCCTGCAGCAGCAGCTGGGCCGACCCGACTGCGCCCTCAAAGCTCTGGAGTCCATGTACGACAGCGACACTCTGGCACAGGACTCTTCAGCCGCACAGAAG GAATTGAAGCTGCTTCTCCATCGCTCCACCCTGCTGAAGACCCAGGGACTCACACAGGACTACCTGGATGCTATGATCACTATGATCTCCATGCTGCTGAAG GTGTCCATGCAGCGAGCGAAGGTGTGTGTGCGTTCTGTCACCTTGTCGGGGAAGAGTCACCTCAGACTGGTGAAGTCTAAAGACATGGTGCCAGAGATTGATGATCATGAGGCTGCATATCTGGACAACACAG GTAAGACCAACGTCCTTTCCAGAGAGGACTGGTGGCAGCTGCTGGTGAGCTGCGTGCAGACGATGAGCGAGGTGAAGCGCTACGAGGAGTCTGAGTTGCTGGTGGAGTCTGCCATGGAGTTCTACTCCTTCTACGACAACAAGCCGCGGAGGAAGGAGCTGGAGTTCTTCGGCCTGTCCGCCACCATCCTCGACCACAACTACTACAAAGCATACAACTACATCAG ATTGATGTTGATGGAAAATCGGgatcagcctcagctttggaaTATTTTCAACCAG CTGACTATCACCTCCCAACACCAGCGTCACCATCGCTTCTGTCTGCGCCTCCTGCTGAAGCATCCTGACAACCACGCCCTGTGTTTCCTATGCGGTCACAACGCCATGGTCTCCGGAAGCTTCAAACATGCCCTAG GCCAGTATGTCCAGGCCTTCCAGACTCACCCCGACACCCCCCTCCACAGCCTGTGTGTGGGCCTCACCTTCTTCCACATGGCCTCTCAGAAATATGTGGCCAAACGCCATGCGCTGGTGCTACAG gGTTTCTCCTTCCTGTGGCGGTATGTGGAGCTGCGGGGAGTGTGTCAGGAGAGCATGTACAACCTGGGCAGAGCGCTGCATCAGATGGGCCTCACATATCTGGCTATACATTATTATCAAAAGGCACTGGAACTGCCTGCTCAGAAACTAGAG GGTATCCCTGACGATCAGGTGGATCTGAGCAGAGAGATCGCCTTCAACCTGTCTCTCATCTACCAGGCCAGCGGGAACATGAACATGGCCCAGCAGATCATCCAAACACACTGCGTTGTCtga